A section of the Methanosarcina mazei S-6 genome encodes:
- a CDS encoding FmdE family protein yields the protein MDFNDANFDTAVKFHGHVCPGISIGYRVAMLATERFKDRSEDEELVAVVENRSCAVDAIQAINGCTCGKGNLIFKEHGKHVYTFYKRGSEKALRISLKPDALPQDSRHTALFAKLRAGTASPEEEKEFQASHDAKSQRILEMPEEELFRVSEVNIEPPEKAIIYPTVICSKCGEGFMEPLGRVKNGEIVCISCFEAKNE from the coding sequence CTGGATTTCAATGATGCTAATTTCGATACCGCTGTAAAGTTCCACGGACATGTCTGCCCTGGCATATCGATAGGATACAGAGTGGCTATGCTGGCTACCGAGCGTTTTAAAGACAGGAGCGAAGATGAAGAACTCGTTGCAGTTGTGGAAAACAGGTCCTGTGCAGTAGATGCGATTCAGGCAATCAACGGCTGTACCTGCGGGAAAGGAAACCTCATCTTCAAAGAACATGGAAAGCACGTATATACATTTTACAAAAGAGGAAGCGAAAAAGCCCTGAGAATTTCCCTTAAACCCGATGCCTTACCCCAGGATAGTAGACATACTGCTCTTTTCGCAAAACTGAGGGCAGGCACTGCAAGCCCGGAAGAAGAAAAAGAGTTTCAGGCTTCACATGATGCGAAAAGCCAGAGAATCCTGGAAATGCCGGAAGAGGAGCTTTTCCGTGTCAGTGAAGTGAATATTGAGCCCCCGGAGAAAGCCATAATCTACCCCACAGTCATATGCAGCAAATGCGGAGAAGGATTTATGGAACCCCTGGGAAGGGTTAAAAATGGAGAAATTGTCTGCATCTCCTGTTTTGAGGCAAAAAATGAGTGA
- a CDS encoding GNAT family N-acetyltransferase: MINVEYTDGAQESLYLIESLWQGSRTHHKNKSKYFADTYANKRFQDRVNELTDDSKAAMRVNLVKDKDTGQYIGYCISTIDKEMIGEIDSLYVEKEYRKHGIGSQLMEKALEWLDKNKVKSKIVAVGDGNEKVIDFYNHYGFYIRKIILEQVSN, encoded by the coding sequence ATGATTAATGTTGAGTATACCGATGGTGCTCAGGAATCACTATATTTAATAGAATCTTTATGGCAGGGTTCCAGAACCCATCATAAAAATAAATCAAAATATTTTGCAGATACTTATGCGAATAAAAGATTTCAAGATAGAGTTAACGAATTAACAGATGATTCAAAAGCGGCTATGAGAGTCAACTTAGTAAAAGATAAAGATACAGGACAATATATTGGATATTGCATTAGCACAATTGATAAAGAAATGATAGGGGAAATAGATTCACTGTATGTGGAAAAAGAATATCGCAAACATGGGATTGGAAGCCAATTAATGGAAAAAGCCCTGGAATGGCTGGATAAAAATAAGGTAAAATCAAAAATAGTTGCTGTAGGGGATGGAAATGAAAAAGTAATTGATTTTTATAATCATTATGGTTTCTATATACGAAAAATAATTCTGGAACAGGTTTCAAATTGA
- a CDS encoding helix-turn-helix transcriptional regulator has protein sequence MSNSLLELIFLSEKRKNLLLFLKEGPKNIEEIKTNLDTSAVAILPQIKKLRDDSLVFRTEDSYFLSPLGIAVAERMHAMMRVLNVFSRNYDYWADHAVECLPSPLKSRIGDLENCIFSEPPDWTHLFEPHREFVEKLTVSRKIKGISAIFFPLYPSLFLSFAKNGADVTLLVTLPVYERIKGEYRSELREFLSLDNTCLYVCEEKIEFSHVVTDKFLSLSLPFSNGAFDHTRDVLCFDPVALKWGEDLFAYYRDRSEKIKKV, from the coding sequence ATGAGTAACTCGCTTCTAGAATTGATTTTCCTCTCCGAAAAAAGGAAAAATCTTCTTTTATTTTTAAAAGAGGGGCCAAAAAATATAGAAGAAATAAAAACAAATCTGGATACGAGCGCTGTAGCCATTCTTCCCCAGATTAAAAAATTAAGGGATGATTCTCTGGTATTCAGGACAGAAGACTCTTACTTTCTGTCTCCTCTTGGCATAGCGGTAGCTGAGAGAATGCACGCGATGATGCGTGTATTAAATGTCTTTTCCAGGAACTACGATTACTGGGCAGACCATGCAGTTGAGTGTTTGCCTTCTCCTTTAAAGAGCAGGATTGGAGATCTGGAGAACTGTATCTTTTCCGAACCTCCTGACTGGACACACCTCTTTGAACCTCACAGGGAATTCGTGGAAAAACTTACAGTATCGAGAAAGATAAAAGGAATTTCCGCCATCTTTTTTCCTCTTTACCCTTCCCTTTTCCTTTCTTTTGCGAAAAATGGAGCAGATGTAACTCTTCTTGTGACCCTTCCGGTTTATGAGAGAATAAAAGGAGAATACAGGTCTGAATTAAGGGAATTTCTCAGCCTCGATAACACCTGTTTATATGTATGCGAGGAAAAAATAGAATTTTCTCATGTTGTCACTGATAAATTTCTCTCTTTGAGTCTTCCTTTTTCTAACGGCGCTTTTGACCATACGCGCGATGTCCTGTGTTTTGACCCTGTTGCACTTAAATGGGGAGAAGACCTTTTTGCTTACTACAGGGATAGATCAGAAAAAATAAAGAAAGTATAA
- a CDS encoding ribose 1,5-bisphosphate isomerase, with amino-acid sequence MKEVQETAEKIRTMEIRGAGRIAKAAAEVIRDYAAGLEAASIEEFAAGITEVSNYLISTRPTAVSLPNAVKLSSRYSSDNVENARKEVINNANLFIERADKALGRIGKIGAGRVQDGDVIMTHCNSHAALSIITTAFEDGKNISVIATESRPRRQGLLTVRHLNGFGIPTTLIVDSAVRYYMKDVDKVIVGADAIAANGALVNKIGTSQLALAAHEARKSFMVAAETFKFSPSTILGIPIEIEERSTDEVVDPSVLAELPHVQVKNPAFDFTPSEYIDMIVTDIGIIPPAMAYIVIKEHLGWEFEEI; translated from the coding sequence ATGAAAGAAGTTCAGGAAACCGCAGAAAAGATCCGGACAATGGAAATCCGGGGTGCAGGCAGGATTGCAAAAGCTGCAGCTGAAGTAATCAGGGACTATGCTGCAGGGCTCGAGGCTGCTTCTATTGAGGAATTTGCAGCCGGGATCACGGAAGTCTCCAATTACCTTATCAGCACACGCCCTACAGCCGTATCCCTCCCTAACGCCGTAAAGCTCTCTTCCAGATATTCTTCTGATAATGTAGAGAACGCCAGGAAGGAGGTCATCAATAACGCCAACCTCTTTATCGAGAGGGCAGATAAAGCTCTTGGAAGAATTGGAAAAATTGGAGCAGGGAGAGTTCAGGACGGGGACGTAATAATGACTCACTGCAATTCCCATGCCGCCCTTTCCATAATTACAACGGCTTTTGAAGACGGAAAAAATATTTCAGTTATCGCAACTGAAAGCCGCCCCAGGCGCCAGGGGTTGCTGACAGTCAGGCACCTTAACGGCTTTGGAATCCCCACAACCCTTATTGTGGACTCTGCTGTGCGCTACTATATGAAAGATGTGGATAAAGTGATAGTCGGAGCTGATGCGATTGCAGCAAACGGAGCCCTTGTAAACAAAATAGGGACTTCCCAGCTCGCCCTTGCTGCCCACGAAGCCAGAAAAAGTTTCATGGTAGCTGCCGAGACCTTCAAATTCAGCCCGAGCACTATCCTGGGAATACCTATAGAAATCGAAGAAAGGTCCACAGATGAAGTTGTCGACCCTTCGGTTCTGGCAGAACTCCCTCATGTGCAGGTGAAAAATCCGGCTTTTGACTTTACTCCCTCTGAATACATCGATATGATAGTAACTGATATAGGAATTATTCCGCCTGCAATGGCGTATATAGTAATAAAAGAACACCTTGGATGGGAGTTTGAAGAGATCTAG
- the tsaA gene encoding tRNA (N6-threonylcarbamoyladenosine(37)-N6)-methyltransferase TrmO encodes MSENSENAPEKVEFTPIGYVENDYFKPEYKEEVYEKVSKIVLREDLVDGLYRVEELEKLYILFYFSKSEGYKLIHRRRYDGEMSGVFASRSPYRPNGIGLTLVELLKVEGNVLYVKGIDAINGTPVLDIKPYMKDLEEKAKEKAK; translated from the coding sequence ATGAGTGAAAATTCAGAAAATGCTCCCGAAAAAGTTGAGTTTACCCCCATAGGCTACGTGGAAAATGACTACTTTAAACCGGAGTATAAAGAAGAGGTCTACGAGAAGGTTTCAAAAATTGTCCTGAGAGAAGATCTGGTAGACGGCCTTTACAGGGTAGAAGAGCTTGAAAAACTCTATATCCTCTTTTATTTCAGCAAATCGGAAGGTTATAAGCTGATCCACCGCCGCCGTTATGACGGAGAGATGTCAGGAGTCTTCGCAAGCAGGAGCCCATACCGGCCCAATGGGATAGGTCTTACCCTTGTGGAGCTCTTGAAAGTAGAGGGCAACGTGCTCTATGTAAAAGGCATTGATGCCATCAACGGGACGCCTGTACTGGACATTAAGCCATACATGAAAGACCTTGAAGAAAAAGCGAAAGAAAAAGCGAAGTGA